One genomic region from Estrella lausannensis encodes:
- the pseB gene encoding UDP-N-acetylglucosamine 4,6-dehydratase (inverting) produces MDLHEFFKEKSILITGGTGSFGRKLATLLIRECDPRRVIIFSRDEWKQWEMKKERPEFGDPRMRYFIGDVRDTQRLNRAFQDVDYIVHAAALKQVPAAEYNPSEFVKTNVIGAMNVVEAAISAGVRKVIGLSTDKACNPVNLYGATKLCQDKLFVNGNSYVGKRGYPIFSVVRYGNVLGSRGSIIPLWRKILKSGGKAVPITDPRMTRFWITLEQSVRFVLESFLIAKGGEIFIPKIPSMKIIDLAEAVAPGVPHEFTGIREGEKLHELMICQEDARHSIELSDRYVILPETQSRDHEFIRRFLGGREGKPLPDGFAYTSDTNTMWIGGQELMTLIQPYLEEM; encoded by the coding sequence ATGGACTTGCACGAATTCTTTAAAGAAAAATCCATTCTGATCACCGGCGGCACAGGTAGTTTCGGCAGAAAGCTGGCTACCCTCCTTATCAGGGAATGCGATCCGAGGCGCGTCATCATCTTTTCGCGCGACGAATGGAAGCAGTGGGAGATGAAAAAAGAGCGCCCCGAGTTCGGCGACCCGCGAATGCGCTATTTCATCGGAGATGTCCGCGACACACAGCGCCTGAACCGCGCGTTCCAGGATGTCGATTATATTGTGCATGCCGCTGCCCTCAAACAAGTGCCGGCTGCAGAATATAACCCGTCGGAGTTTGTCAAAACCAACGTGATCGGCGCCATGAATGTGGTCGAAGCGGCTATTTCTGCAGGAGTCAGAAAGGTGATCGGCCTATCGACAGATAAAGCGTGCAACCCCGTCAACCTCTACGGAGCCACAAAGCTTTGCCAGGATAAGCTCTTTGTCAATGGCAACTCCTACGTGGGTAAGAGAGGGTATCCCATCTTCAGCGTTGTTCGCTATGGCAACGTGTTAGGGAGCCGCGGCAGCATTATCCCCCTGTGGAGAAAAATACTCAAAAGTGGGGGAAAAGCGGTGCCGATCACCGATCCTCGGATGACAAGATTCTGGATTACGCTTGAGCAATCGGTGCGCTTTGTGCTGGAAAGCTTTCTGATCGCCAAAGGGGGGGAAATCTTCATCCCCAAGATACCCAGTATGAAAATCATCGATCTGGCGGAGGCGGTAGCACCGGGAGTGCCTCACGAGTTCACGGGAATCCGAGAAGGCGAAAAGCTCCACGAGCTAATGATTTGCCAAGAAGATGCGCGCCACTCAATCGAGCTGAGCGACCGCTACGTCATTTTGCCCGAAACTCAAAGTCGCGACCATGAGTTTATCCGTCGGTTCTTAGGAGGCAGAGAAGGCAAACCTTTGCCGGATGGCTTTGCCTATACGTCGGACACCAACACCATGTGGATTGGCGGCCAAGAGCTTATGACACTAATTCAACCTTACTTGGAAGAGATGTGA
- a CDS encoding DNA topoisomerase IV subunit A, translated as MEDLKHQMKHHFLSYASYVILDRAIPNVVDGLKPVQRRILATIFKMHDGKFHKVANIAGQTMALHPHGEAAIVDALVNMASKGFTLDMQGNFGNLYTGDPAAAARYIESRLSELSLETLFNPDLTETILSYDGRNKEPVTLPAKIPLLLMQGAEGIAVGMSTKILPHNFNELLEAEIALLEGRPFSVLPDFPTGGIMDATDYNRGLGKVKLRAKVEIVDPKTIIIKEICFGTTTESLMASIEEAAKKGKIKIESIHDFTSDAVSIEIKLPRGQYAEEVEAALYAYTECEVSLNSQIVVIKDNLPWETDTSEVLKLHVELLQHYLQRELEIKRDNLLESIFEKTLEQIFIENRLYKAIENIKKAEQIHTTVETSLTPYHKKLARIPTYNDRERLLSIPIRRISKFDIERNEQEIRDVLSELEEVEKELKNVKRYTIRYLRGLIKKYGHLFPRKTVISSIEQVDKRAMEVRNVKVGLDHKGGFVGTKVVSDSFLECTNFDKLLVIYKDGTYKVLNIPEKQYIQEGGKKIAYVGIADKKTIFNVAYSDPKTHYAYAKRFIISKFIIDREYNFLDSDMELEHLSTNPKESLEVIFVPKQKQKLSKQLFDINDVLVKGVGAKGVRIANRQVKKIKVIKDSDS; from the coding sequence ATGGAAGACTTAAAGCATCAAATGAAGCATCACTTTTTGTCCTATGCTTCGTACGTTATTTTGGACAGGGCGATACCGAATGTTGTCGATGGATTGAAACCGGTGCAAAGACGCATACTGGCGACGATTTTTAAGATGCATGATGGAAAATTCCATAAAGTGGCCAACATCGCAGGACAAACGATGGCCCTCCATCCCCACGGCGAAGCGGCCATTGTAGATGCCCTTGTCAATATGGCAAGTAAGGGCTTCACTCTTGATATGCAGGGGAACTTCGGAAACCTGTACACGGGAGACCCGGCTGCGGCCGCCCGTTATATCGAATCGAGGCTATCGGAGCTCAGCCTTGAGACGCTCTTCAATCCTGATTTGACCGAGACGATCCTCTCGTATGACGGACGAAATAAAGAGCCGGTCACCCTGCCCGCGAAAATACCTCTTCTGCTGATGCAGGGTGCAGAGGGGATTGCCGTCGGCATGTCGACCAAGATACTTCCCCATAATTTCAATGAACTGCTGGAGGCGGAGATTGCCCTTTTGGAAGGCAGGCCCTTCTCGGTTCTTCCTGACTTTCCGACGGGCGGGATCATGGACGCTACCGATTACAACCGTGGACTTGGGAAGGTCAAACTGAGAGCCAAGGTGGAGATTGTCGATCCCAAAACGATCATCATTAAAGAAATTTGTTTTGGCACAACCACAGAGAGTTTGATGGCTTCGATTGAAGAGGCTGCGAAAAAAGGAAAGATCAAAATCGAATCGATTCATGATTTTACCTCTGATGCAGTCTCGATCGAGATTAAGCTGCCAAGAGGCCAGTACGCTGAAGAGGTGGAAGCGGCCCTGTATGCCTATACTGAATGCGAAGTCAGCCTAAACTCCCAGATTGTGGTCATTAAAGACAATCTTCCCTGGGAGACTGATACCAGTGAAGTGCTCAAGCTGCACGTGGAACTTTTGCAGCATTATTTGCAAAGAGAGCTTGAGATCAAGAGGGACAATTTGCTCGAGAGTATCTTTGAGAAAACGCTCGAACAGATATTCATTGAAAACAGGCTTTACAAAGCGATCGAAAATATTAAGAAGGCCGAACAGATCCACACCACAGTCGAAACGAGCCTGACGCCTTATCACAAAAAGCTGGCGCGCATTCCGACCTACAATGACCGGGAGCGGCTTTTATCGATTCCCATCCGCAGGATTTCCAAGTTTGACATTGAACGCAATGAGCAGGAGATCAGGGATGTACTGAGCGAACTTGAGGAAGTGGAGAAAGAGCTTAAAAACGTCAAGCGCTACACCATCCGTTACCTGCGTGGCCTGATCAAAAAATACGGGCACCTCTTTCCGAGAAAAACAGTAATCTCTTCGATTGAGCAGGTCGATAAGAGAGCTATGGAAGTGAGGAATGTTAAAGTCGGACTTGATCACAAAGGGGGGTTTGTCGGAACCAAAGTGGTGAGCGACTCATTCTTGGAGTGCACCAACTTCGACAAGCTGCTTGTGATCTATAAAGATGGCACATACAAGGTGCTGAATATTCCTGAGAAGCAATATATCCAAGAAGGTGGCAAAAAGATCGCTTACGTTGGAATTGCCGATAAGAAGACCATCTTCAATGTAGCCTACAGCGATCCCAAAACTCATTATGCCTATGCCAAGAGGTTTATCATCTCAAAATTCATCATAGACCGTGAATATAATTTCCTGGATTCGGACATGGAACTTGAACACCTGTCGACCAACCCCAAAGAATCCCTGGAAGTGATCTTTGTGCCGAAGCAGAAGCAAAAGCTTAGCAAACAGCTCTTCGATATCAATGATGTTTTAGTCAAAGGGGTGGGTGCCAAAGGAGTGAGGATCGCCAATCGTCAGGTGAAAAAGATCAAAGTCATCAAAGATTCGGACAGCTAA
- a CDS encoding leucine-rich repeat domain-containing protein: MNSLDHLHRSNLSQFADHSAVQIAKVSKKGRFKTDAAGRPTIDLKVLDLNNISRKKLDKYFDEGTLVYVLDGHEAQFSSDFALKHLGPFQQCNLTLLPLQAKKDYTQLRLSNVRISFLESKDYKAIKEVCKELLRVQKKGKEPVLKERTFTTPDDDLQAKEKIKSLIAKTWFQREEETARFLPSIEDAESYVIAGIDLQDLLALRATSQSGREKANARLVTLINEGAITPTSLGIYSLPDLLTYFGKHVRDIKCLNTGPICPPGSSVPERIGFNPDMSDKEVKLLVESCPRLTELVLYQFSLTNKSGAELSKLTRLTHLSFNSGEDFTDFSFIGNLKELRLLSLGGSEVSDLSFLKELTRLETLNLEQCNSIQDVNQIASAPQLKHLNLSQCWDIKDFTFLKHLTRLERLDLMECNIKQLSILEDCKELRTLTLWGCNRVVDWDFLGRHPEIDAIGARTSN, translated from the coding sequence ATGAATTCCTTGGACCATCTTCACCGCAGCAATCTCAGCCAATTTGCCGACCACAGCGCTGTTCAAATCGCAAAAGTATCTAAAAAGGGGCGCTTTAAAACGGATGCGGCAGGAAGACCTACGATTGATCTAAAAGTGCTGGATTTGAATAACATTTCACGAAAGAAACTCGATAAATATTTTGATGAGGGTACTCTTGTTTATGTTCTTGACGGCCATGAAGCGCAATTCAGCTCCGATTTTGCCCTCAAGCATCTTGGCCCTTTTCAGCAATGCAACCTCACCCTCCTGCCCCTGCAGGCCAAGAAAGACTATACTCAACTCCGGCTGAGCAATGTGCGCATCTCTTTTCTCGAGAGTAAAGATTACAAAGCAATCAAAGAGGTGTGTAAAGAATTGCTACGCGTACAGAAAAAGGGCAAAGAGCCTGTTCTCAAAGAAAGAACATTCACCACACCCGATGATGACCTGCAAGCGAAGGAAAAAATTAAAAGTTTGATCGCCAAAACCTGGTTTCAAAGAGAAGAAGAAACGGCTCGCTTTTTGCCCAGTATCGAAGACGCTGAATCCTATGTCATTGCAGGTATCGACTTGCAAGACCTTCTCGCTTTGAGGGCCACATCCCAAAGCGGCCGCGAAAAAGCCAATGCCCGGCTTGTCACGCTGATCAACGAAGGAGCCATTACTCCTACCTCTCTCGGCATCTACTCCCTGCCCGATCTATTGACATACTTCGGCAAACATGTGCGCGACATCAAGTGCTTGAACACCGGCCCAATTTGTCCCCCAGGCAGTTCGGTACCTGAGAGAATCGGATTTAACCCGGACATGAGCGATAAGGAGGTGAAATTGCTCGTTGAATCTTGTCCCCGGTTAACTGAATTGGTTCTCTACCAGTTTTCCCTGACCAATAAATCGGGAGCGGAGCTTAGCAAACTGACCCGATTAACTCACCTGTCATTTAACTCAGGAGAGGACTTCACCGACTTCAGTTTTATTGGAAACTTAAAAGAGCTGAGATTGCTCAGCCTGGGAGGAAGCGAAGTCAGCGACCTTTCCTTTCTTAAGGAATTAACAAGACTGGAAACCCTTAACTTGGAGCAATGCAATTCCATCCAAGACGTCAACCAGATAGCTTCCGCACCCCAGCTGAAACATTTGAACCTCAGTCAATGCTGGGACATCAAAGATTTTACCTTCCTTAAACACCTGACTCGTTTGGAGAGATTGGACCTAATGGAGTGCAACATCAAACAGCTATCCATTTTAGAAGATTGCAAAGAATTGAGAACACTCACCTTGTGGGGCTGCAACAGAGTGGTGGATTGGGATTTTTTGGGGCGGCATCCGGAAATCGATGCTATCGGGGCCCGAACATCCAACTAG
- the asnS gene encoding asparagine--tRNA ligase yields MRIKIKQLKSSDAANRFLGKEITIKGWVRTLREQKAFSFIEVNDGSTLTNFQVIADSNIDEYERTIRRLGTGASLAATGTIVENPDKKGVLEMHATAIEVIGTCDQESYPLQKKRHSFEFLRSIAHLRPRTNSIGAVARVRNALAFATHLFFQERGFCYVHTPIITASDCEGAGQMFQVTTLDMDAPAKTPDGKVDYASDFFKKPAYLTVSGQLEGEIYATALSDIYTFGPTFRAENSNTARHLAEFWMIEPEMAFADITDNMDNVEAYLKYVLKYVVDNCREDMYFFNKYISPGVMEQIEQVINTPFERTSYTFAVRILEKSGENFEFPIKWGMDLQSEHERYLVEKYFQKPVIITDYPKDIKAFYMRENDDGKTVAAMDVLVPRIGEIVGGSQREERLDVLEEKLDRMGLPKESYWWYLELRKYGTVPHAGYGVGFERLIRFVTGMENIRDVIPFPRFPGYADF; encoded by the coding sequence ATGCGGATTAAAATCAAACAACTCAAATCATCCGACGCGGCAAACCGCTTTCTCGGAAAAGAGATCACGATCAAGGGATGGGTGAGAACTCTTAGGGAACAAAAGGCATTTTCCTTCATTGAAGTAAATGACGGGTCAACACTGACCAATTTCCAAGTGATCGCCGACTCCAATATCGACGAATATGAAAGAACGATCAGAAGACTCGGCACGGGCGCGTCGCTTGCCGCGACAGGCACGATTGTAGAAAATCCCGATAAAAAGGGCGTTCTGGAAATGCATGCCACTGCCATCGAGGTGATCGGCACCTGCGATCAGGAGAGCTACCCGCTTCAGAAGAAGAGGCACTCTTTTGAATTTTTGCGCTCGATAGCCCATTTAAGGCCGCGCACCAACTCGATCGGAGCGGTAGCCCGCGTCCGCAACGCTCTTGCATTTGCGACCCATCTTTTCTTTCAGGAGAGAGGGTTTTGCTATGTGCACACTCCGATCATCACAGCTTCTGACTGCGAAGGTGCAGGGCAGATGTTTCAGGTGACGACGCTCGATATGGACGCTCCGGCAAAGACTCCCGACGGAAAAGTCGATTATGCAAGCGACTTCTTCAAAAAACCCGCTTATCTTACCGTTTCAGGCCAGCTTGAAGGGGAGATCTATGCGACGGCCCTTTCCGATATCTACACCTTTGGACCGACGTTCCGCGCGGAAAACTCCAACACCGCGCGTCACCTGGCAGAATTTTGGATGATCGAGCCGGAGATGGCTTTTGCCGATATCACCGACAACATGGACAATGTCGAAGCCTACCTGAAATATGTCCTAAAGTATGTGGTCGATAACTGTAGGGAGGATATGTATTTTTTCAATAAGTACATCTCTCCGGGCGTCATGGAGCAAATCGAGCAAGTGATCAATACTCCTTTTGAGAGAACCAGCTACACCTTCGCCGTGCGCATCCTGGAGAAGTCGGGGGAGAATTTTGAGTTCCCGATCAAATGGGGCATGGATCTGCAGTCGGAGCATGAACGCTATCTGGTTGAGAAATACTTCCAGAAGCCGGTCATCATTACCGATTATCCAAAAGATATAAAAGCTTTCTATATGCGTGAGAACGACGATGGCAAGACGGTCGCTGCCATGGACGTCCTTGTCCCCAGGATCGGGGAAATTGTCGGCGGAAGCCAAAGAGAAGAGCGCCTTGATGTTTTGGAAGAGAAGCTCGATAGAATGGGGCTGCCCAAGGAGAGCTATTGGTGGTATCTTGAGCTTAGAAAATATGGCACGGTACCCCATGCCGGCTATGGCGTCGGGTTCGAGCGTCTAATCCGCTTTGTGACAGGAATGGAGAACATCCGTGATGTCATTCCTTTCCCCAGATTCCCCGGATACGCAGATTTTTAA
- a CDS encoding tetratricopeptide repeat protein — MIGSQEIYGVRASSSYSQPSTPEEEKKVKEAEQKIERLRTLLTRSDHPEDQLQAIAILNFQLRRFTEALRYVAEAEIKAESPKRIYLSILLRARYYASEHLYSKAMQDLNQLNGMTDLPESKVVEIKQLINVIKQATSKDVDGETAKNLVPRFTFHSSCGETASVYRTRERAFREMESSMAALAEDPETAAKSLQERFRGDKEALIDHLAQREVSTGDGSTLYYQGQFLAKEGARLLQSGRKDQGETTLLKALDCFDRVLDLDEHQISEKNPDLWYFRSLVHAQLGHYEEALRDTNRAIVLSPREEKYYIFRATLLEELGNASGLLENQRAREDLPSSIVEEGMRRLDSVNQAIFLSGKTPDLLLQKAEYLHMLGEVAESAATARELLLLIDQSHPSFAKAEALARSV, encoded by the coding sequence ATGATCGGTTCACAAGAGATTTATGGCGTTAGAGCATCCTCTTCCTACTCACAACCATCCACACCCGAAGAAGAAAAGAAAGTTAAGGAGGCCGAGCAGAAGATTGAAAGGCTGCGCACGCTCCTGACCAGATCGGATCATCCAGAAGATCAGTTGCAGGCTATAGCCATTTTAAATTTTCAACTGAGGCGCTTTACAGAAGCGTTGCGCTATGTGGCCGAGGCGGAAATCAAAGCGGAGTCCCCGAAGCGCATCTACCTCTCGATTCTCCTGAGGGCAAGATACTACGCCTCCGAGCACCTCTACTCGAAGGCGATGCAGGATTTAAATCAATTAAATGGCATGACCGATCTTCCTGAGAGCAAAGTTGTGGAGATCAAGCAACTAATTAACGTGATAAAGCAGGCAACCTCGAAAGATGTCGATGGGGAAACGGCGAAAAATCTGGTGCCGCGCTTTACCTTCCACTCAAGCTGCGGCGAGACGGCCTCTGTTTACAGAACGAGGGAAAGGGCGTTCCGGGAGATGGAGTCGAGCATGGCGGCACTGGCGGAAGATCCCGAGACGGCCGCAAAATCGCTACAGGAGCGATTCCGGGGGGATAAAGAGGCGCTTATCGATCACTTGGCGCAGCGGGAAGTCTCCACCGGCGACGGCAGTACCCTCTACTACCAGGGACAGTTTTTGGCAAAAGAGGGTGCCCGCCTTCTGCAATCGGGCAGAAAAGATCAGGGTGAGACAACACTCTTAAAGGCGCTGGATTGCTTCGACAGGGTACTGGATCTTGATGAACATCAAATCAGCGAGAAAAACCCCGATCTTTGGTACTTCCGCTCCCTCGTACACGCGCAGCTGGGGCACTATGAGGAAGCTCTAAGAGACACCAACCGGGCGATCGTCCTCTCGCCGCGAGAGGAGAAGTATTATATCTTCCGCGCGACTCTGCTCGAGGAGTTGGGTAATGCTTCAGGACTTTTGGAAAATCAGCGTGCGCGGGAGGATTTGCCCTCTTCAATTGTAGAAGAAGGAATGCGTCGGCTTGACAGTGTTAACCAAGCGATATTCTTAAGCGGTAAAACCCCGGATCTTCTTCTCCAGAAAGCCGAATATTTGCATATGCTGGGCGAAGTGGCCGAGTCGGCGGCGACGGCAAGAGAGCTGCTGCTCTTAATCGATCAAAGCCATCCGAGCTTTGCTAAAGCTGAGGCTTTGGCCCGAAGTGTATAG
- a CDS encoding regulatory protein RecX encodes MDQLKIEPSSEERGVLEVYFDGELIQRVHVDIFGSNCSFKGQFYTPDSLRQWIQEKEREGAKRFLLKKIASKPLLKEQAKILLRERLVSEEVIADALADLERCFFFDDAYLIESKIAGKLKKHLGKDRVRMELWKEKIPEEVFEEAFQKVQKERGINPVSEALAFIKKTVKDPVLLEEAKERHRIKAKLFRRGFNSEVIASALKEFQIEDDDSFPE; translated from the coding sequence GTGGATCAGCTGAAAATTGAGCCTTCATCGGAAGAGCGAGGAGTACTGGAGGTGTATTTTGATGGGGAGCTCATTCAGCGCGTTCATGTCGATATTTTTGGCAGTAACTGTTCGTTTAAAGGACAGTTTTACACTCCGGATAGTTTGCGGCAGTGGATTCAGGAGAAGGAAAGAGAGGGTGCCAAGCGCTTTCTGCTCAAGAAAATCGCGAGCAAACCCCTTTTAAAAGAGCAGGCGAAGATATTGTTAAGAGAGCGCCTGGTCTCTGAAGAGGTTATTGCCGATGCTTTAGCGGATTTGGAGCGCTGTTTTTTCTTCGATGACGCTTACCTGATTGAATCCAAAATTGCCGGAAAACTGAAGAAGCACTTGGGAAAAGACAGGGTGCGGATGGAGCTTTGGAAAGAAAAAATACCGGAAGAGGTGTTTGAGGAGGCTTTCCAAAAAGTACAGAAGGAAAGAGGCATCAACCCGGTCTCCGAGGCGCTTGCTTTTATTAAAAAGACGGTCAAAGATCCGGTACTTTTAGAAGAGGCCAAAGAGCGCCACCGCATCAAAGCCAAATTGTTTAGACGAGGATTCAATTCGGAAGTCATCGCCTCGGCTCTTAAGGAATTTCAGATAGAAGATGACGATTCTTTTCCCGAATGA
- a CDS encoding DNA topoisomerase IV subunit B, translating into MAKEYDESTVQTLDALEHIRLRSGMYIGRLGDGSHPDDGIYVMLKEVIDNSVDEFIMKNGSEIDIAIDQESGKVSIRDFGRGIPLGKLVDCVSQINTGAKYNDDVFQFSVGLNGVGTKAVNALSSHFFARSVREGSFAEAVFSQGKLIKEKKGKSSEPTGTYIEFIPDNEIFKKFKFEEEYVLKRLWHYAYLNNGLKIKYNNQVIFSKNGLLDLLNEEVAEGDRLYEALHHRGKQVEFAFLHTQSYGETFFSFVNGQYTADGGTHLSAFKEGVLKGVNEFAKKSFEGVDVREGMVGCVLVKVKDPIFESQTKNKLGNTDIRAPLVQEVKEATVTLLYKFPEVAKKIIERIAFNEKLRKELAAVKKEAKERQKRISFKIPKLRDCKHHMGDSSGRGEDTMIFLTEGDSASASIVASRDPLVQAVFSLRGKPLNVFGMKMDQLYKNEEMYNVMMALNIEDDIANLRYNKVILATDADVDGMHIRNLLTTFFLTYFEGLVLNGHLYILETPLFKVRNKEKTIYCFTEEERDVAIKQLKKGVEITRFKGLGEISPHEFKQFIGKQIKLLPVTVASFSDVRPTMQFYMGKNTPERKKFIMENLINEDEKLLKEVSALKLEGAE; encoded by the coding sequence ATGGCTAAAGAATATGATGAAAGCACAGTTCAAACACTCGATGCCCTAGAGCATATCCGCTTGCGGTCAGGGATGTACATCGGGCGCCTGGGTGACGGTTCCCATCCCGATGATGGAATCTATGTCATGCTGAAGGAAGTGATCGACAACAGCGTCGATGAGTTCATCATGAAAAACGGGTCCGAGATCGACATAGCGATCGATCAAGAATCAGGGAAAGTGTCCATACGCGATTTTGGCAGAGGGATCCCTTTGGGAAAGCTGGTTGATTGTGTCAGCCAGATCAATACCGGAGCTAAATACAACGATGATGTATTTCAGTTCTCTGTGGGCCTCAACGGGGTGGGAACAAAAGCTGTGAACGCTCTTTCAAGCCACTTTTTTGCCAGAAGCGTTAGGGAAGGATCTTTTGCCGAAGCTGTCTTTTCCCAAGGGAAGCTCATCAAAGAGAAGAAAGGAAAGAGCAGCGAGCCAACCGGAACCTACATCGAATTCATCCCCGACAACGAGATCTTCAAAAAGTTTAAATTTGAAGAGGAGTATGTACTCAAGAGACTCTGGCATTACGCCTACTTGAACAATGGGCTTAAGATCAAATATAACAACCAGGTTATTTTTTCGAAAAATGGCCTTTTAGATCTTCTGAATGAAGAGGTTGCTGAAGGAGATCGCCTCTACGAAGCCCTGCATCACAGGGGTAAGCAAGTTGAATTTGCCTTCCTGCACACCCAAAGCTATGGGGAAACGTTCTTCTCTTTCGTCAATGGTCAGTATACGGCCGACGGCGGCACACACCTTTCAGCTTTTAAAGAGGGAGTGCTTAAAGGAGTTAACGAATTTGCCAAGAAGAGTTTCGAAGGTGTCGACGTCAGGGAGGGAATGGTCGGCTGTGTTCTCGTCAAAGTGAAAGACCCGATTTTTGAATCACAGACAAAGAACAAGCTTGGAAACACCGACATCAGGGCGCCTCTTGTGCAGGAAGTGAAGGAAGCGACGGTCACGCTGCTCTACAAGTTTCCCGAGGTGGCAAAAAAAATCATTGAGCGCATCGCCTTCAACGAAAAACTGCGTAAAGAGCTCGCTGCAGTAAAAAAAGAGGCAAAAGAGAGGCAGAAGCGCATCTCCTTTAAAATTCCCAAGCTGAGAGACTGCAAGCACCATATGGGCGACTCCTCAGGAAGGGGAGAGGACACGATGATCTTTTTAACCGAGGGCGATTCGGCTTCCGCTTCCATCGTCGCATCCAGAGATCCGCTCGTCCAGGCTGTGTTCTCTTTAAGGGGAAAACCGCTGAACGTTTTTGGCATGAAGATGGATCAGCTCTACAAAAATGAAGAGATGTACAATGTCATGATGGCTCTGAACATCGAAGACGATATCGCCAACTTGCGCTACAACAAAGTGATTTTGGCGACCGATGCCGATGTGGACGGAATGCATATCAGAAACCTCCTGACTACTTTTTTCCTGACGTATTTTGAAGGGCTTGTCTTGAACGGCCACCTCTACATTTTAGAGACACCCCTCTTCAAAGTGCGCAACAAGGAAAAAACGATCTACTGCTTCACAGAAGAAGAGCGTGATGTGGCCATCAAACAGCTTAAAAAGGGGGTGGAGATCACTCGCTTTAAGGGGTTGGGAGAAATCTCCCCCCATGAGTTCAAGCAGTTTATCGGCAAGCAAATCAAGCTTCTTCCTGTCACTGTCGCCTCATTTTCCGATGTGAGGCCTACAATGCAATTTTATATGGGCAAGAACACGCCGGAGAGAAAAAAATTCATCATGGAAAATCTCATTAACGAAGATGAGAAACTTCTAAAAGAGGTATCGGCGCTTAAACTCGAAGGGGCGGAGTAA
- a CDS encoding glutamyl-tRNA reductase, with amino-acid sequence MRIGVIGINHKLADLKLREVLAKAFQRRFSNFKVVHPGHSMVLLSTCNRTELYFSSEDLSNTHTYILSALRDELNADFEQKLYSFFHKDCFSHLAKVTSGLDSAIMGETEIQGQVKAAYLGACMNQDLEKELHFLFQKSLKIGKKIRTQIPIERGIPDLEHACLHMGKSFFPSAESQRVLFIGASDINLKIIRFFQTKGVSNITLANRTESTARALGAKFSLATLPWEKLSRWKEYDWIIFGTKAPDYVISVSEREERPLGRKLLIDLCVPRNVDPEMASETIRLANIDEINSSLQARGKRLFDFAKEAEKTIDSLARTQVLIFKKKNLMKRMEERMRVVS; translated from the coding sequence ATGCGAATTGGCGTCATTGGAATCAATCACAAACTTGCAGACTTAAAACTGAGAGAAGTTTTGGCTAAAGCCTTCCAAAGAAGGTTTTCCAACTTCAAAGTGGTCCATCCCGGCCATTCGATGGTTCTTCTTTCCACATGCAACAGAACCGAACTCTACTTCTCTTCCGAAGACCTCTCAAACACCCATACCTATATTCTTTCCGCGCTAAGAGATGAGCTGAACGCCGATTTCGAGCAAAAGCTCTACTCGTTTTTTCATAAGGACTGCTTCTCCCATCTTGCCAAGGTCACGTCAGGGCTCGACAGCGCCATTATGGGGGAGACGGAAATTCAGGGCCAAGTCAAGGCCGCTTACCTCGGAGCCTGTATGAATCAGGATCTCGAGAAAGAGCTCCATTTCCTTTTCCAGAAAAGCTTGAAGATTGGAAAGAAGATTCGCACCCAAATTCCAATCGAGAGAGGCATCCCCGATCTAGAACACGCCTGCCTGCATATGGGCAAGAGCTTTTTTCCTTCGGCGGAAAGTCAAAGGGTACTTTTTATCGGCGCCTCGGACATCAACCTTAAAATCATCCGCTTTTTCCAGACAAAAGGCGTTTCAAATATCACGCTTGCCAACCGGACCGAAAGCACTGCCAGGGCTCTCGGAGCTAAGTTCAGCTTGGCGACACTTCCCTGGGAGAAACTGTCTCGTTGGAAAGAGTACGACTGGATCATCTTCGGAACCAAAGCGCCCGATTATGTTATCTCCGTCTCGGAAAGAGAAGAGCGGCCCCTCGGACGCAAACTGCTGATAGACCTCTGTGTGCCGCGCAACGTCGATCCTGAAATGGCGAGCGAAACTATCCGCCTGGCAAACATCGATGAGATCAATTCTTCGCTGCAGGCGCGGGGAAAACGTCTGTTCGACTTTGCCAAAGAAGCGGAAAAAACCATCGACAGCTTAGCAAGAACCCAAGTTCTCATCTTCAAAAAGAAGAATCTGATGAAACGGATGGAAGAGAGAATGAGGGTCGTTTCTTAA